A single genomic interval of Microaerobacter geothermalis harbors:
- the queF gene encoding preQ(1) synthase, with product MTKVNVDHSKYENIRFDIQEEDVILTHILETIPYEYPGKPTWVEIPTNEFTSVCPWSGLPDFADITVSYIPNEKLIEMKSLKFYLTSFRNVGIYQEHATNRILEDLVKVCDPIYMKIEAYWNARGGLGTRIVVEYDKEQGRVLRDIE from the coding sequence GTGACTAAAGTTAATGTGGACCATTCAAAATATGAAAACATACGGTTTGACATTCAAGAAGAAGATGTGATTTTAACACATATACTGGAAACCATTCCTTATGAATATCCGGGAAAACCGACCTGGGTAGAGATTCCCACCAATGAATTTACCTCGGTCTGTCCATGGTCGGGACTGCCTGATTTTGCAGATATCACGGTTTCCTATATCCCCAATGAAAAGCTGATTGAAATGAAATCCCTGAAATTTTATCTCACCTCGTTCAGAAATGTGGGAATTTACCAGGAGCATGCCACGAATCGGATTTTGGAGGATCTCGTAAAGGTTTGTGACCCCATCTACATGAAGATAGAAGCCTATTGGAATGCCAGAGGGGGATTGGGGACCCGAATTGTTGTAGAATATGATAAAGAACAGGGACGAGTGTTGCGCGATATAGAATGA
- the mnmH gene encoding tRNA 2-selenouridine(34) synthase MnmH: MNKEIDIEQAIHLNHILWVDVRSPEEFNGATIPGAVNLPIFSDEERKQVGTAYKQVGPDAARWMAMELVSPKIPYFMKRLKEWLDEGKQPVVFCWRGGMRSKSMVTFADLAGLPVYRLTGGYRRYRQVILDKLTAELLPPHVIVLHGMTGVGKTKILHKLEQRGNPVIDLEGLANHRGSAFGSIGLGKPNNQKTFDALLFEKLSRIKDSLYVIIEAESKRIGHIHLPDFIMDAKRTGIHLMLEAPIAKRVKRIIEQYMGNEAGGEHFKERVTESFRVIQKRLPAEVQKEAKGAIEQMNYHKLVEILLIYYYDPRYDYCTQQYGGAFIHIDVTEMDEGVKKIEQIIEERIPIPVS; encoded by the coding sequence TTGAATAAAGAAATTGATATTGAGCAAGCAATCCATTTAAATCATATTTTATGGGTGGATGTACGCTCTCCAGAGGAATTTAATGGGGCCACTATCCCAGGGGCCGTCAATCTTCCTATTTTTTCGGATGAAGAGAGGAAACAGGTGGGAACCGCTTATAAGCAAGTGGGTCCTGATGCTGCCAGATGGATGGCCATGGAACTGGTATCTCCTAAAATCCCATATTTCATGAAACGGCTTAAGGAATGGCTGGACGAGGGAAAACAACCCGTAGTTTTTTGCTGGCGGGGAGGAATGAGAAGTAAGTCCATGGTTACCTTTGCCGATTTGGCAGGATTACCTGTCTATCGACTGACAGGAGGATACAGAAGATACCGCCAGGTGATCCTGGACAAGCTGACTGCAGAATTGCTTCCACCCCATGTGATTGTGTTGCACGGAATGACGGGGGTAGGAAAAACAAAGATTCTTCACAAATTGGAGCAAAGGGGAAATCCAGTGATTGATTTGGAAGGACTGGCTAACCATAGAGGGTCTGCTTTCGGTTCCATCGGTTTGGGAAAACCGAACAATCAAAAAACCTTCGATGCCCTCCTGTTTGAGAAATTAAGTAGAATCAAAGATTCCCTATATGTTATTATAGAAGCCGAAAGCAAGCGAATCGGCCACATCCATTTGCCAGATTTTATAATGGATGCAAAAAGAACCGGTATTCACCTGATGCTTGAGGCTCCCATTGCCAAAAGGGTAAAAAGAATTATTGAGCAGTATATGGGGAATGAAGCGGGGGGCGAACATTTTAAAGAGAGGGTAACAGAATCATTTCGAGTGATTCAAAAAAGGCTTCCTGCCGAGGTTCAAAAAGAGGCTAAGGGAGCCATTGAACAGATGAATTATCATAAATTGGTTGAAATCCTGCTCATCTATTATTACGATCCTCGGTATGATTATTGCACCCAGCAATATGGGGGAGCCTTTATTCATATTGATGTAACAGAAATGGATGAGGGTGTCAAAAAAATAGAACAGATCATTGAGGAAAGGATCCCTATTCCAGTTAGTTAA
- the selD gene encoding selenide, water dikinase SelD, translating into MSQDKVKLTSLSSKGGUGCKIGPEDLAQVLRHLPKTAADPNLLVGLDTSDDAGVYKISEDLALIQTVDYFTPIVDDPYMFGQIAAANALSDVYAMGGRPLTVLNIVGFPVKKLGMSILADILRGAADKVAEAGAVIVGGHSIDDQEPKFGLAVTGTVHPERILPNNQSKPGDVLILTKPIGIGIQTQAIKKDLLSEEEMERVMSVMATLNKTAAEVMESYPVHSCTDITGFGLLGHTKEMAAGSQVGIVIQNHQVPVLPRSLSLAKEGVIPGGSKSNHHWLENCVTYDSSLSLEEQLILCDAVTSGGLLISLPEKEGESLLQSLKNKGISEAAIIGHVVSDHPGCIIVEK; encoded by the coding sequence ATGTCACAAGATAAAGTAAAGTTAACATCTCTCTCCAGCAAAGGAGGCTGAGGCTGCAAAATTGGTCCAGAGGACCTGGCGCAGGTGCTGCGCCATTTACCAAAAACGGCTGCTGACCCCAACCTTCTTGTGGGATTAGATACATCTGACGATGCCGGTGTTTACAAAATATCGGAAGACTTGGCCTTAATTCAGACCGTTGATTATTTTACACCTATTGTAGATGATCCCTATATGTTTGGGCAAATTGCCGCTGCAAATGCATTAAGTGATGTTTATGCTATGGGGGGAAGACCCCTCACTGTACTTAACATTGTCGGGTTTCCGGTAAAAAAATTGGGAATGTCCATCCTGGCTGATATTCTCAGAGGTGCTGCAGATAAAGTGGCAGAGGCAGGAGCTGTCATCGTAGGAGGACACTCCATTGATGATCAGGAACCTAAATTTGGGCTGGCTGTAACTGGAACCGTACATCCTGAGCGCATCCTTCCCAATAACCAGTCAAAACCAGGAGATGTGCTGATCCTCACAAAGCCTATTGGAATTGGCATACAAACCCAGGCGATTAAAAAGGATCTACTCAGTGAAGAAGAGATGGAACGGGTCATGTCCGTCATGGCTACCCTTAATAAAACGGCTGCTGAAGTCATGGAGTCTTACCCTGTTCATTCCTGTACGGATATTACCGGTTTTGGCCTTTTGGGACACACCAAGGAGATGGCTGCAGGAAGCCAGGTGGGAATCGTCATCCAGAACCATCAGGTTCCCGTTCTTCCTAGATCCCTTTCGTTAGCCAAAGAAGGTGTAATTCCGGGTGGAAGCAAGTCTAACCATCATTGGCTTGAAAACTGTGTGACCTATGACTCATCATTATCATTGGAAGAACAACTGATTTTATGCGATGCTGTCACTTCAGGAGGACTGTTGATTTCCTTGCCCGAAAAAGAAGGAGAATCCCTTCTTCAATCCCTGAAAAATAAGGGGATTTCAGAAGCGGCCATCATTGGTCATGTTGTTTCGGATCATCCCGGATGTATTATTGTTGAAAAATAA
- a CDS encoding glycosyltransferase translates to MGNRSWDKIILATPYLYQHRGNSITAKRLFLHLSQLDLSVEVFPYLEGDLTSDHFKDRFCQSTNNEKTIIHVLNGYRFALWQRENKIPPLKVPYLVTMTGTDVNYDIFDPAKREIMRPLLENAQWVTVFIEEQKDKMIEQFPSLTDKVIVIPQGVWISLPEEKIKEKYLKEKEGDVHFFLPAGLRPVKNVLFPLKPFQRLHEKYSCIRLTLAGTKLIEDIYRQVKMAERMWDWFFYAGEVPFEKMPEWYLQSDVLLNTSLSEGQSMAIMEGMAAGLPVLASDIPGNRSLVVHGGTGYLYQNEDEFYQLAERLILDPELRKSMGNKGRERMNQLHSPLDEAKRYLYLYESI, encoded by the coding sequence ATGGGGAATCGCAGTTGGGACAAAATCATACTGGCTACACCATATCTGTATCAGCATCGGGGGAATTCCATTACGGCCAAACGCTTATTTCTGCATTTAAGTCAATTGGATCTGTCTGTAGAGGTTTTTCCTTATTTGGAAGGGGACTTAACCAGCGACCATTTCAAAGATCGCTTTTGCCAAAGCACAAACAATGAAAAAACCATCATCCATGTTCTAAATGGATACCGGTTTGCCCTTTGGCAGCGGGAGAATAAAATCCCTCCCCTGAAGGTTCCTTATCTGGTTACGATGACGGGAACAGACGTTAATTACGATATCTTTGATCCGGCAAAAAGAGAGATTATGAGACCTTTATTGGAAAATGCCCAATGGGTTACGGTCTTTATTGAAGAGCAGAAGGATAAAATGATTGAGCAATTTCCATCGTTGACCGATAAGGTAATCGTTATTCCTCAGGGGGTATGGATTTCATTGCCTGAAGAAAAAATAAAAGAAAAATATTTGAAAGAGAAAGAAGGAGATGTTCACTTCTTTCTCCCTGCCGGGCTGCGCCCTGTAAAAAATGTTCTATTTCCGTTAAAGCCATTTCAAAGACTGCATGAAAAATACTCCTGTATTAGACTGACATTGGCGGGAACCAAATTAATTGAAGATATCTATCGTCAAGTGAAAATGGCAGAAAGGATGTGGGATTGGTTCTTTTATGCCGGAGAGGTTCCCTTTGAAAAAATGCCGGAATGGTATTTGCAGTCGGATGTTCTTTTGAATACTTCCTTATCGGAAGGGCAGTCCATGGCAATTATGGAAGGGATGGCAGCAGGACTGCCTGTATTAGCCAGTGATATTCCTGGTAACCGAAGTCTTGTAGTCCATGGTGGAACAGGTTACTTGTATCAAAATGAAGATGAATTTTACCAACTGGCGGAAAGGCTAATCCTTGACCCTGAACTGAGGAAAAGTATGGGAAATAAAGGACGAGAACGGATGAACCAGCTACACAGTCCTTTAGATGAAGCGAAGCGGTATTTATATCTGTATGAAAGCATATGA